One genomic segment of Dehalococcoidia bacterium includes these proteins:
- the ftsA gene encoding cell division protein FtsA, which yields MARRDAFAAIDVGTTKVATIIGDLDAEERLRVLGVGVAPSAGITKGMVENIHDATEAIRVSVEKAERASGLQIGGAHVGIAGSHIGSVNTRGITAIADRGHAITAYDVDRALDGARNLSLPTNREILHVIPRYYAVDGQDNVSDPVGMHGQRLDVDTHIITGAVSAMRNLARCVEEAGVAIEGMVLEPLASADAVLRDEERRQGVVLADVGGGTTDVAIFVGGAVFHTAVLPVGGYHLTHDLVVGLRVPFEAAEAAKIEHGNALPSAVSHGEVVELEAFGGEGRIEVHRRGICKILQARSEEILEMIFAEVRQAGYNEMISAGLVLTGGSANLPGFMPLAHDVLNMPVRIGYPLPLAGLADSLANPAYATGVGLLHWAMREGGRHVRPAPAAAHAAAPRWFSGVRRMIRGFLPE from the coding sequence GTGGCACGCAGAGACGCATTCGCCGCCATCGACGTGGGCACGACGAAGGTCGCGACGATCATCGGCGACCTGGACGCGGAGGAGCGCCTGCGTGTGCTCGGCGTCGGCGTCGCGCCCTCGGCCGGGATCACCAAGGGCATGGTGGAGAACATCCACGACGCGACGGAGGCGATCCGCGTCTCGGTCGAGAAGGCGGAGCGCGCCAGCGGCCTGCAGATCGGCGGGGCGCACGTGGGCATCGCCGGCTCGCACATCGGCTCGGTGAACACCCGCGGCATCACCGCGATCGCCGACCGCGGCCACGCGATCACGGCCTACGACGTGGATCGGGCGCTGGACGGCGCCCGTAACCTGAGCCTGCCGACCAACCGCGAGATCCTGCACGTGATCCCGCGCTACTACGCCGTGGACGGCCAGGACAACGTCTCCGACCCCGTCGGCATGCACGGCCAGCGGCTGGACGTGGACACGCACATCATCACCGGCGCCGTCTCGGCCATGCGCAACCTGGCGCGCTGCGTCGAAGAGGCGGGCGTGGCGATCGAGGGCATGGTGCTGGAGCCGCTGGCCAGCGCCGACGCCGTACTGCGCGACGAGGAGCGGCGGCAGGGCGTGGTGCTGGCGGACGTCGGCGGCGGCACCACGGACGTGGCGATCTTCGTCGGCGGCGCCGTCTTTCACACCGCCGTGCTGCCGGTGGGCGGCTACCATCTCACGCACGACCTGGTCGTCGGGCTGCGCGTGCCCTTCGAGGCGGCCGAAGCGGCGAAGATCGAGCACGGCAACGCCCTGCCCAGCGCCGTCTCGCACGGGGAGGTGGTGGAGCTGGAGGCGTTCGGCGGCGAAGGGCGGATCGAGGTGCATCGCCGCGGCATCTGCAAGATCCTGCAGGCGCGCAGCGAGGAGATCCTGGAGATGATCTTCGCGGAGGTGCGCCAGGCGGGCTACAACGAGATGATCTCGGCGGGACTCGTGCTCACCGGCGGCAGCGCCAACTTGCCCGGCTTCATGCCGTTGGCGCACGATGTGCTCAACATGCCCGTTCGGATAGGGTATCCGCTGCCGCTCGCCGGGCTGGCGGACAGCCTCGCAAATCCTGCATACGCCACCGGCGTCGGTCTGCTACACTGGGCGATGCGCGAGGGGGGAAGGCACGTCCGCCCCGCGCCGGCGGCGGCGCACGCCGCAGCGCCCCGCTGGTTCAGCGGGGTGCGCCGCATGATTCGGGGCTTTCTGCCGGAGTAG
- the ftsZ gene encoding cell division protein FtsZ translates to MKQTARPDLDGLPPIKVVGVGGGGCNAVNRMIQEQIFGVQFIAVNTDAQQLVHSEAPTKIRIGDKLTRGLGVGGDPSVGLRAAEESREELRESIRGADMVFVTAGMGGGTGTGAAPVIAEVAKQEGALTIGVVTRPFTFEGAKRRKQADEGIMRLREKVDTLIVIPNDRLLSMCDKRVTVQEAFKSADDVLRQGIRGISEIITRPGEVNLDFNDVRKIMSDAGPALMAIGHGSGESRAVDAARQAIQSPLLDVDIHGARGVLFNVTGPRDLMLHELNMAAEVISDVVDDDAEIIFGTVVDESLGDEVKITVIATGFPEAETDMGGGEAAMHQAEQEPAAAANGNGIRPAPSAPRPAAALPDLDDSELPRFPRPLRPGVARAEPAEPRQPAPMPPPAERPEPRLRTEPLPGAGDTDLPTFLRRSMTSR, encoded by the coding sequence ATGAAGCAGACGGCAAGGCCCGATCTCGACGGCCTCCCACCAATCAAGGTCGTCGGCGTGGGCGGTGGCGGCTGCAACGCCGTGAACCGCATGATCCAGGAGCAGATCTTCGGCGTCCAGTTCATTGCCGTGAACACGGACGCGCAGCAGCTCGTCCACTCCGAAGCGCCAACCAAGATCCGCATCGGCGACAAGCTCACCCGCGGCCTCGGCGTGGGCGGCGATCCATCCGTCGGCCTGCGCGCCGCCGAGGAGAGCCGCGAGGAGCTGCGCGAGTCGATCCGCGGCGCCGACATGGTCTTCGTCACCGCCGGCATGGGCGGCGGCACCGGCACCGGCGCCGCGCCCGTGATCGCCGAGGTCGCCAAGCAGGAAGGCGCGCTGACGATCGGCGTCGTCACGCGGCCCTTCACCTTCGAAGGCGCCAAGCGGCGCAAGCAGGCCGATGAAGGCATCATGCGCCTGCGCGAGAAGGTCGATACGCTGATCGTGATCCCCAACGATCGCCTGCTCTCGATGTGCGACAAGCGCGTCACCGTGCAGGAGGCGTTCAAGTCGGCCGACGACGTGCTGCGCCAGGGCATCCGCGGCATCTCCGAGATCATCACGCGCCCCGGCGAGGTCAACCTCGACTTCAACGACGTGCGCAAGATCATGTCCGACGCCGGCCCGGCGCTGATGGCGATCGGCCACGGCAGCGGCGAGAGCCGCGCCGTGGACGCCGCTCGCCAGGCGATCCAGAGCCCGCTGCTCGACGTGGACATTCACGGCGCCCGCGGCGTGCTGTTCAACGTCACCGGCCCGCGCGACCTGATGCTGCACGAGCTGAACATGGCGGCCGAGGTGATCTCCGACGTCGTCGACGACGACGCCGAGATCATCTTCGGCACCGTGGTGGACGAATCGCTCGGCGACGAGGTCAAGATCACGGTGATCGCCACCGGCTTCCCGGAGGCCGAGACGGACATGGGCGGCGGCGAGGCCGCCATGCACCAGGCCGAGCAGGAGCCGGCGGCCGCGGCGAACGGCAACGGCATCCGCCCCGCGCCCAGTGCGCCGCGGCCGGCGGCCGCGCTGCCCGATCTGGACGACAGTGAACTGCCGCGCTTCCCGCGCCCGCTGCGGCCCGGGGTGGCCCGCGCGGAGCCCGCCGAGCCGCGCCAGCCGGCGCCCATGCCCCCGCCGGCGGAACGTCCGGAGCCGCGGCTGCGCACCGAGCCGCTGCCCGGCGCCGGCGACACGGATCTGCCGACCTTTTTACGTCGCTCCATGACGTCGCGTTAA
- a CDS encoding adenosylcobalamin-dependent ribonucleoside-diphosphate reductase, whose protein sequence is MVIESNSRSGKGARRGGARLSLSENARVVLERRYLAKDDDGQPIETPEQLFRRVAGNLAQAERNYGADDARLAEVEELFYRTLTSLDFLPNSPTLGNAGRPLQQLSACFVLPVEDSIDRIFDTIRATALVHQSGGGCIAGDARVWTTFCGIEPIEVLFNRATVDGRSGERYGAGIVYDVGDLGIQTLSMNPQSGETGLRPVTHVWRFEVPAAEQLVIRLRDGAEVQTSAWHPFMAVRGTQLVEVRADRLTPGDIVLGPDRPDSFWPWSEPRSAGSLSADADLGWLIGFTLGDGSFGYAPALRQYRVRWFSGSEDVLERVRTILARHGIHVSIARDRRGLLSVATLNQRFVHDLLEACGLETFGAKDGRIRVPELIAKSPLAVVRAFVAGLLDSDGYVDSRGHVSYSTVSAAMADDLAALLSLLGFHPGVASKAPHGKGKRTIYTVRVGTTAQVPALAGEIAPYMANDRRRTRILNAPAGQGALRLPFHAWRDALAALGLAGRRGPGVASPFALDLSHWSCNERERVSRVGLERIAVGLTPHNPALATLLQRVARHGFEVESVARAAVAKPYYDLTVDGWNTYAAGRSGLAMIHNTGFAFSRLRPEGSLVRSTSGVASGPVSFMKVFDASTEAIKQGGTRRGANMGILAVDHPDIEKFIECKADMVSCTNFNISVAVTEKFMQAAERGEAYELVDPHTGQVTGTRNAREIFDKLVANAWQNGDPGIVFIDRINAGRANPVPKMGPIESTNPCGEQPLYPYDSCNLGSINLAKFVVRRGEERVFDYERLGEVVPVCVRFLDNVIDMNKYPLPEIEDVSHRIRRIGLGVMGFADACMKLNIPYDSEEAVTFAEEVMGFIQQRADQASGELARERGTFPEWDGSIYNMSQRYPERPRLRNATRTTIAPTGTLSIIADCSGGVEPVFALAFTRQHYLDRNNPTQTTKLTEVNDYFAEVARREGFYSPELMDDLAAGGHLADHAEVPDWVKRVFVTAHDIAPEWHVRIQAAFQRHTDNAVSKTINFGNEATVEDVARAYRLAYEEGCLGITIYRDGSRALQVLSHEPAKTGTAAGEAVPAVPAEPARPRRERLPDERQSITHKFAVGEQEGFLTVGLYEDGRPGEIFIKVSKQGSTVSGLMDTIALLMSMAMQYGVPMGSLLDKLKNSRFEPYGMTRNHNIPTATSLVDYIARYLELRFITGQQAALPMAGVPGVPGVQAALPLAEGYAGTEGATGYTNGNGNGNGHYYNGKPTVSSGVGCPECGSVLQYAEGCLICRGCGYTKCG, encoded by the coding sequence ATGGTGATCGAGTCCAACTCCCGCAGCGGTAAGGGCGCCCGGCGCGGCGGCGCACGGCTGTCGCTTTCGGAAAACGCGCGCGTCGTGCTCGAACGCCGCTACCTGGCGAAGGACGACGACGGCCAGCCGATCGAGACGCCGGAGCAGCTCTTCCGCCGCGTCGCGGGCAACCTGGCGCAGGCCGAGCGCAACTACGGCGCCGACGACGCGCGCCTGGCCGAGGTCGAGGAGCTCTTCTACCGTACGCTGACCAGCCTCGACTTCCTGCCGAACTCGCCCACGCTGGGCAACGCCGGCCGGCCGCTGCAGCAGCTTTCCGCCTGCTTCGTGCTGCCGGTGGAGGACTCGATCGACCGCATCTTCGACACGATCCGCGCCACCGCCCTTGTGCATCAGAGCGGGGGCGGCTGCATCGCCGGCGACGCCCGTGTCTGGACGACGTTCTGCGGCATCGAGCCGATCGAGGTGCTCTTCAACCGTGCCACGGTGGACGGGAGGAGCGGTGAGCGCTACGGCGCGGGCATCGTCTATGACGTTGGCGATCTCGGCATCCAGACGCTCTCGATGAATCCGCAAAGCGGCGAGACCGGTCTGCGCCCTGTGACACACGTCTGGCGATTCGAAGTGCCGGCGGCGGAGCAGCTTGTCATCCGGTTACGTGACGGCGCCGAAGTTCAGACGAGCGCCTGGCATCCCTTCATGGCGGTGCGAGGCACGCAGCTCGTGGAGGTCCGCGCAGACCGCTTGACGCCGGGCGACATCGTGCTCGGCCCAGACCGGCCCGACAGCTTCTGGCCCTGGAGCGAGCCACGGAGCGCAGGCAGCCTCAGCGCCGATGCGGATCTCGGCTGGTTGATCGGCTTCACGCTCGGGGACGGCTCCTTTGGCTATGCGCCGGCGCTGCGCCAGTACCGTGTGCGCTGGTTCTCCGGCAGCGAGGACGTGCTGGAGCGGGTGCGCACGATTCTCGCGCGGCATGGTATCCACGTCTCCATCGCCCGCGATAGGCGCGGGCTGCTGTCCGTCGCGACGCTGAACCAACGGTTCGTGCACGACCTGCTGGAGGCGTGCGGGTTGGAAACCTTTGGCGCAAAAGATGGTCGCATTCGCGTACCGGAGCTGATCGCGAAGTCGCCGTTGGCCGTTGTCCGCGCCTTCGTGGCTGGTCTTCTGGATAGCGACGGGTATGTGGATTCGCGCGGTCATGTCAGCTACTCGACCGTGAGCGCGGCGATGGCCGACGACCTGGCCGCACTGCTGAGCCTGCTTGGTTTTCACCCCGGAGTAGCGTCCAAGGCGCCACACGGCAAGGGAAAGCGAACGATCTATACCGTGCGCGTCGGGACCACGGCTCAGGTTCCGGCGCTCGCCGGCGAGATCGCCCCCTATATGGCGAACGACCGGCGTCGCACGCGCATTCTGAACGCCCCAGCAGGCCAGGGAGCGCTGCGCCTGCCCTTCCATGCCTGGCGTGATGCGCTGGCAGCGCTTGGACTCGCGGGAAGGCGTGGGCCAGGCGTCGCCAGCCCGTTCGCACTCGATCTGAGCCACTGGTCGTGCAACGAGCGTGAGCGGGTGTCACGGGTCGGGCTGGAGCGGATCGCCGTGGGGCTTACTCCGCATAATCCGGCACTGGCCACGCTGCTGCAGCGTGTCGCAAGGCACGGCTTCGAAGTCGAGTCGGTGGCACGCGCCGCCGTTGCCAAGCCCTACTACGACCTGACCGTTGACGGATGGAACACCTACGCGGCCGGGCGATCTGGCCTCGCCATGATTCACAACACCGGGTTTGCCTTCTCGCGGCTACGGCCCGAGGGTTCACTCGTGCGCAGCACCTCGGGCGTGGCCAGCGGCCCCGTGTCATTTATGAAGGTGTTCGACGCCTCGACGGAGGCGATCAAGCAGGGCGGCACGCGGCGCGGCGCCAACATGGGTATCCTCGCCGTCGACCACCCGGACATCGAGAAGTTCATCGAGTGCAAGGCCGACATGGTGAGTTGCACGAACTTCAACATCTCCGTGGCCGTGACCGAGAAGTTCATGCAGGCGGCGGAACGCGGCGAAGCGTACGAGTTGGTCGACCCGCACACCGGCCAGGTCACGGGCACGCGCAACGCCCGCGAGATCTTCGACAAGCTCGTGGCCAACGCCTGGCAGAACGGCGACCCCGGCATCGTCTTCATCGACCGCATCAACGCCGGCCGCGCCAACCCGGTGCCGAAAATGGGGCCTATTGAAAGCACCAATCCCTGCGGTGAGCAGCCGTTATATCCGTATGACTCATGTAACTTAGGGAGCATTAACCTCGCCAAATTCGTGGTGCGGCGCGGCGAGGAGCGGGTGTTCGACTACGAGCGGCTGGGCGAGGTCGTGCCGGTCTGCGTGCGCTTCCTCGACAACGTGATCGACATGAACAAGTACCCGCTGCCCGAGATCGAGGACGTCAGCCATCGCATCCGCCGCATCGGCCTGGGTGTGATGGGCTTCGCCGACGCCTGCATGAAGCTGAACATCCCCTATGACTCCGAAGAGGCCGTCACCTTCGCGGAAGAGGTGATGGGCTTCATCCAGCAGCGGGCGGACCAGGCCTCGGGCGAGCTGGCGCGCGAGCGCGGCACCTTCCCCGAGTGGGACGGCTCGATCTACAACATGTCGCAGCGCTATCCGGAGCGGCCGCGGCTGCGCAACGCCACGCGCACCACGATCGCGCCCACGGGCACGCTCAGCATCATCGCCGACTGCTCCGGCGGCGTGGAGCCGGTCTTCGCCCTCGCCTTCACCCGCCAGCACTATTTGGACCGCAACAATCCGACGCAGACGACGAAGCTGACCGAGGTCAACGACTACTTCGCAGAAGTGGCGCGGCGCGAGGGCTTCTATTCGCCGGAGCTGATGGACGACCTCGCGGCCGGCGGCCACCTGGCCGACCACGCCGAGGTGCCGGACTGGGTGAAGCGCGTCTTCGTTACCGCGCACGACATCGCGCCCGAGTGGCACGTCCGTATTCAGGCCGCGTTTCAGCGGCATACGGACAATGCAGTGAGCAAGACGATCAATTTCGGAAACGAAGCAACGGTCGAGGACGTGGCCCGCGCCTACCGGCTGGCCTACGAAGAGGGCTGCCTGGGCATCACGATTTATCGGGATGGCTCGCGGGCGCTGCAGGTGCTCTCGCACGAGCCGGCGAAGACCGGGACGGCGGCAGGCGAGGCCGTTCCGGCGGTGCCGGCCGAGCCGGCGCGGCCGCGGCGCGAGCGGCTGCCGGACGAGCGCCAGTCGATCACACACAAGTTCGCCGTGGGCGAGCAGGAGGGCTTCCTGACCGTCGGCCTCTACGAGGACGGGCGGCCGGGCGAGATCTTCATCAAGGTCTCGAAGCAGGGCTCGACCGTCAGCGGCCTGATGGACACGATCGCGCTCTTGATGTCGATGGCGATGCAGTACGGCGTGCCGATGGGCAGCCTGCTGGACAAGCTGAAGAACAGCCGCTTCGAGCCGTACGGCATGACGCGCAACCACAACATTCCGACAGCTACCTCGCTGGTGGACTACATCGCCCGCTATTTGGAGCTGCGCTTCATCACCGGCCAGCAGGCCGCGCTGCCGATGGCGGGGGTGCCGGGGGTGCCGGGCGTGCAGGCAGCGCTGCCGCTGGCCGAGGGCTACGCCGGCACGGAGGGCGCAACCGGCTACACGAACGGCAACGGCAATGGCAACGGGCACTACTATAACGGCAAGCCGACCGTTAGCTCGGGCGTGGGTTGCCCGGAATGCGGTTCCGTGCTGCAGTATGCAGAGGGGTGCCTGATCTGCCGCGGCTGCGGCTATACGAAGTGCGGGTAG